In Patescibacteria group bacterium, the following proteins share a genomic window:
- the trxA gene encoding thioredoxin, with amino-acid sequence MIDLTDKNFDQEVLKAAMPVFVDFWAPWCGPCQMAGPVIEELVREYQDRIEAGKLNVDENPKTAQEYRVMSIPTVIIFKEGKAVKKQIGFPGKEGYRKLIEEVLNE; translated from the coding sequence GTGATCGATTTAACTGATAAAAATTTTGATCAGGAAGTTTTAAAGGCAGCAATGCCGGTTTTTGTTGATTTTTGGGCACCCTGGTGTGGTCCTTGTCAAATGGCAGGCCCAGTGATCGAAGAGTTAGTCAGAGAGTACCAAGACAGAATTGAAGCAGGAAAATTAAATGTTGATGAAAATCCCAAGACAGCCCAAGAGTATAGGGTGATGAGTATTCCCACCGTGATTATTTTCAAGGAAGGCAAAGCAGTCAAGAAACAAATCGGCTTTCCTGGTAAAGAAGGTTATAGAAAATTAATTGAGGAGGTTTTGAATGAATGA
- a CDS encoding 3-oxoacyl-ACP reductase family protein: MFDLTGKKALVTGASRGIGRGIALALAKQGADVIINCHSKIEEAQIVVTEIEKMGRQAFAVQADVSEVASVSKMFAEISSKWKKLDILVNNAGILTVHPFEAIPEEEWDKVINVNLKGQFLCSQAALKLMGPGGRIINMASVASGGVGIGSSNIAHYATSKGGSVALTEAMAVELGPKGINVNAIAPGLVDTDMTKFITEDKEQLKGTLARIPKGRAGKPEDIGRAAAFLASDEADYITGIVLYVDGGWLAS; the protein is encoded by the coding sequence ATGTTTGATTTAACAGGAAAGAAAGCCTTAGTGACGGGTGCTTCTCGGGGTATTGGCCGAGGGATTGCTTTGGCCTTAGCTAAACAAGGGGCGGATGTGATTATCAATTGCCATTCCAAGATTGAAGAGGCTCAAATAGTGGTGACGGAAATTGAAAAAATGGGCCGTCAAGCCTTTGCTGTTCAAGCCGATGTTTCTGAGGTGGCTTCGGTTAGTAAAATGTTTGCAGAGATTAGCAGTAAGTGGAAAAAATTAGATATTTTAGTTAATAACGCTGGTATTCTGACTGTCCATCCTTTCGAAGCGATTCCTGAAGAAGAGTGGGATAAAGTCATTAATGTTAATTTAAAAGGCCAATTTCTTTGTTCTCAAGCGGCTTTGAAATTAATGGGTCCAGGCGGAAGGATTATTAACATGGCTTCGGTTGCCTCTGGAGGCGTGGGGATTGGCTCAAGTAATATTGCCCATTACGCGACCTCTAAAGGCGGCTCAGTGGCCCTCACCGAAGCAATGGCAGTTGAGTTGGGACCAAAAGGGATTAATGTTAATGCAATTGCGCCGGGATTAGTGGATACTGATATGACCAAGTTTATTACCGAGGATAAAGAACAATTAAAAGGAACGTTAGCTAGAATACCTAAAGGTAGAGCAGGTAAACCTGAAGACATTGGTAGAGCGGCAGCCTTTTTGGCTAGTGATGAAGCTGACTATATTACCGGAATAGTCTTATATGTTGATGGCGGCTGGCTTGCTAGCTAG
- a CDS encoding DUF72 domain-containing protein, translating into MGKIFIGTSGFSYSHWGKGVFYPQNLPQSKWFDYYCRHFDTLELNVSFYHLPKKEVFKDWRRRAGKNFVFAIKGSRYITQMKKLKECQEPVKRFFKNAEGIKNNKEVVLWQLPPRFKANPERLVEFLKNLPKKWRYAFEFREKSWLTDEIYQILKQNKIALVFQDNPGWPITREVTADFVYLRFHGRTQLYSSCYTERELRQWAKKIRVWQNQGFDIYAYFNNDALGYAVENAQALRKLCLKKK; encoded by the coding sequence ATGGGAAAGATCTTTATAGGTACTTCTGGTTTTTCTTATTCTCATTGGGGTAAAGGAGTTTTTTATCCTCAAAACCTGCCCCAATCTAAGTGGTTTGATTATTATTGCCGACATTTTGACACCCTGGAATTAAATGTTTCTTTTTATCACCTGCCCAAAAAAGAGGTTTTTAAAGATTGGCGGCGACGAGCAGGCAAGAATTTTGTTTTTGCGATTAAAGGTAGTCGCTATATTACTCAAATGAAGAAGTTAAAGGAATGTCAGGAACCAGTCAAAAGGTTTTTTAAAAATGCTGAAGGGATTAAAAATAATAAAGAGGTTGTTCTTTGGCAGTTGCCTCCGAGATTTAAGGCTAACCCTGAAAGATTAGTTGAGTTTTTAAAAAACCTGCCCAAAAAATGGCGTTATGCCTTTGAATTCCGAGAGAAAAGTTGGTTGACGGATGAAATCTACCAAATTCTTAAGCAGAATAAGATTGCCCTTGTTTTTCAAGATAATCCTGGTTGGCCGATCACCAGAGAAGTAACCGCTGATTTTGTTTATCTCCGCTTTCATGGCAGGACACAACTCTATTCTTCGTGCTATACTGAAAGAGAATTAAGGCAGTGGGCAAAAAAGATCAGAGTTTGGCAAAATCAGGGTTTTGATATTTATGCCTATTTTAACAACGATGCCCTGGGTTATGCGGTTGAGAATGCCCAAGCTTTAAGAAAGCTATGCTTAAAAAAGAAATAA
- a CDS encoding MGMT family protein: MKQSFSQKVYQFTRQIPAGKVAVYGQIAAKLGKPKAARAVGNALHRNPDPKTIPCYRVVSQEGRLAPSFREQRKKLLKDGVKFKDKKHVDLKKHLWERSL; this comes from the coding sequence GTGAAACAAAGTTTTTCTCAAAAGGTTTATCAGTTTACTAGGCAAATTCCGGCTGGTAAAGTGGCGGTCTATGGTCAAATTGCCGCTAAGCTGGGCAAGCCAAAGGCCGCTCGGGCAGTTGGCAACGCCCTTCATCGGAATCCTGATCCCAAAACAATTCCTTGCTATCGAGTCGTTAGTCAAGAGGGGAGATTAGCGCCAAGCTTTAGAGAGCAGAGAAAAAAGCTTTTAAAGGATGGCGTAAAGTTTAAAGATAAAAAACACGTTGATCTGAAAAAGCATTTATGGGAAAGATCTTTATAG
- a CDS encoding MFS transporter, producing MKHFIHSIGFPWLHLENEGIGSVIAVVTLRRMAVELLGLFSPLYVLSISRNLGFTITTSVLIVLGYDLLIYVSKLMTMSLAENISFRLGYRRTLILSIIPFFLFVALLAFSQNYPFLLILVSVFWGIHAALFWFGYHGLFIKRGDHQHFGKQTGLSQTFYILIGVVTPILGGLMILKFGYQFLFLSAGAIFTLAMMIALLSKEIKPHQDARITSVLRLFRTHKKVMLGYFGWGLESSLYGVVWPIFLFLLVGKILAFGEIVAAAVLVAAVITYLTGLVVDKVGTKMIINLGAMVGFLTWLVRIIARTPLIIVGVDSFYRVAEQMLHIPFLVRTYQKAVDGGTGQSLYFMEISLGLGAVSGLLLAGVLVFLGLPLETIFILASLGTLAPILITKR from the coding sequence ATGAAACATTTTATTCATTCAATTGGTTTTCCTTGGCTCCATTTAGAGAACGAGGGGATAGGTTCAGTGATTGCTGTGGTCACTCTGCGCCGAATGGCGGTCGAATTATTAGGCTTGTTTTCACCTCTTTATGTCTTAAGCATTAGTCGGAATTTAGGTTTTACCATTACTACCTCAGTTTTGATTGTTTTAGGTTATGATTTATTAATTTATGTTTCTAAACTAATGACCATGTCTTTAGCGGAAAACATTAGTTTTCGGCTCGGTTATCGAAGGACCTTAATTCTTTCAATTATTCCTTTTTTTCTTTTTGTTGCCCTACTTGCTTTTAGTCAGAACTATCCTTTTTTGCTGATTTTGGTCTCTGTTTTTTGGGGAATTCACGCCGCTCTTTTCTGGTTTGGTTATCATGGGCTTTTTATTAAACGGGGCGATCATCAGCATTTCGGTAAACAAACTGGGCTTAGCCAAACTTTCTATATTTTAATTGGCGTGGTGACGCCAATTTTAGGAGGTTTAATGATTCTAAAGTTTGGTTATCAGTTTCTTTTTCTGTCAGCCGGAGCAATTTTTACTTTAGCGATGATGATTGCCTTGCTGTCAAAGGAAATTAAGCCCCATCAAGATGCCCGAATTACTAGCGTTTTACGCCTTTTTAGAACTCATAAAAAGGTGATGTTGGGCTATTTTGGTTGGGGATTGGAGTCATCTTTGTATGGGGTAGTTTGGCCAATCTTTTTATTTTTGTTAGTTGGGAAAATTTTAGCTTTTGGGGAAATTGTTGCCGCTGCGGTTTTGGTGGCGGCCGTGATTACTTATCTTACCGGCCTGGTTGTTGATAAAGTTGGCACCAAAATGATTATTAATTTAGGAGCAATGGTCGGTTTCCTTACTTGGCTGGTTCGAATTATTGCCCGAACGCCTTTAATAATCGTGGGTGTCGATAGTTTCTATCGAGTAGCGGAACAAATGCTCCATATTCCTTTTTTAGTGCGAACTTATCAGAAAGCAGTTGATGGTGGCACCGGTCAATCTCTTTATTTTATGGAAATTTCCTTAGGACTGGGAGCTGTTAGTGGCCTTTTATTGGCAGGAGTTTTAGTTTTTCTTGGTTTACCCTTAGAGACGATTTTTATCTTGGCTTCTCTGGGAACCTTAGCCCCAATTTTAATTACAAAGAGATAA
- a CDS encoding MFS transporter, which yields MKISFSINKVIRFLTISDILMLSGWGLINPIFAVFVTNQIQGGNVEMAGLVITVFLLTKCLIQIPLAWFIDRKKGEIDDFWVMIIGSLIISLTAFLYIFARTVSHIFLIQVISGFGAALSYPTWLAIFTRHVDSHQEGFEWSIYYTTTDLGGAVVAGLGGVIANYLGFQPLFLLVGLLSLLGTAFLFVFYGDLRKR from the coding sequence ATGAAAATTAGCTTTTCGATTAACAAAGTCATTCGTTTTTTGACCATTTCCGATATTCTCATGCTCTCTGGTTGGGGATTGATCAATCCTATTTTTGCTGTTTTTGTAACTAATCAGATTCAAGGTGGCAACGTGGAAATGGCTGGTTTGGTGATAACGGTTTTTCTTTTGACAAAATGTTTAATCCAAATCCCCTTAGCTTGGTTTATTGATAGGAAAAAAGGCGAAATCGATGATTTTTGGGTGATGATTATTGGTTCATTGATTATTTCTTTGACTGCTTTTCTTTATATTTTTGCCCGAACAGTTTCTCATATTTTCCTAATTCAAGTTATTAGTGGTTTTGGCGCAGCCCTTTCTTATCCTACCTGGTTAGCCATTTTTACTAGGCATGTTGACAGCCATCAGGAGGGTTTTGAGTGGAGTATTTATTACACCACCACTGATTTGGGTGGAGCTGTAGTCGCAGGCTTAGGCGGAGTGATTGCTAATTATTTAGGTTTTCAACCCTTATTTTTATTAGTCGGTTTGCTTTCTTTATTAGGCACGGCTTTTTTGTTTGTTTTTTATGGAGATCTTAGAAAAAGATAG
- the pth gene encoding aminoacyl-tRNA hydrolase, protein MKLIVGLGNPERKYQKTRHNLGFLVLDELLKKLMPVEETAWQESKRFNSLITRIDEIILVQPQTFMNASGFAVAKIASYYKIKPEDIWIIHDDVDLPLGKVRIRKGGSSAGHRGLESIIEKLGNGDFVRFRLGIGYPVKKDKAKIGKEKLVERYVLAEFKREERAKVKQLIKKAVKAIRLALTEDWERAANQFN, encoded by the coding sequence GTGAAACTTATTGTTGGTTTAGGTAATCCAGAAAGAAAATATCAAAAGACTCGCCATAATTTAGGGTTTTTGGTTTTGGATGAATTACTAAAGAAATTAATGCCAGTAGAAGAAACAGCCTGGCAGGAGAGTAAAAGGTTTAACAGTCTCATCACTAGAATTGATGAAATTATCCTTGTCCAGCCCCAAACATTTATGAATGCTTCTGGGTTTGCCGTTGCCAAGATAGCTAGTTATTATAAAATTAAGCCAGAAGATATTTGGATCATCCATGATGATGTTGATTTGCCTTTGGGGAAGGTAAGAATCAGAAAAGGCGGGAGTTCAGCTGGTCATCGTGGTTTGGAATCAATTATCGAAAAATTGGGTAATGGTGACTTTGTTCGTTTTCGCTTAGGTATTGGTTATCCGGTCAAGAAGGATAAAGCCAAGATTGGTAAAGAGAAATTAGTGGAGAGATATGTTTTAGCAGAATTCAAGCGAGAAGAGAGGGCTAAAGTTAAGCAATTAATTAAAAAAGCGGTTAAAGCGATTAGGCTGGCTTTAACTGAAGACTGGGAAAGAGCCGCTAATCAATTTAATTAA
- a CDS encoding phosphoribosyltransferase — protein MVFKNREEAGKKLAEKLKDFQDSQDLIVLAIPRGGLVIGKQLSLVLNCPLDILVTKKIGAPNNSELAIGAVGITGEPVINEELTSRLGIDKEYLEKEITGRKAEVERRVKEYRGNKPAVKLEDKIVIITDDGVATGATMAAAIEVIRQQEPKKIVVAIPVISRDSMPKLEEQADEIVYLEAPLMFFAVGQFYQEFDQVSDKEVKELLR, from the coding sequence ATGGTTTTCAAAAACAGGGAGGAAGCAGGCAAGAAACTAGCCGAAAAATTAAAAGATTTTCAAGACAGTCAAGACTTGATTGTTTTAGCAATCCCTCGAGGAGGCTTGGTGATTGGTAAACAACTTTCTCTTGTTTTAAATTGTCCATTAGATATTCTTGTTACTAAAAAGATTGGTGCCCCAAATAATTCAGAGTTGGCAATTGGCGCTGTAGGGATCACTGGTGAGCCGGTGATTAATGAGGAATTGACAAGTCGTTTGGGTATTGATAAAGAATATCTTGAAAAAGAAATTACGGGTCGAAAAGCAGAAGTAGAAAGAAGGGTCAAAGAATATCGGGGGAATAAACCAGCAGTGAAACTAGAGGATAAGATAGTTATTATTACTGATGATGGGGTGGCCACTGGAGCGACAATGGCGGCCGCGATAGAAGTTATTAGGCAACAAGAGCCCAAGAAGATTGTGGTTGCCATCCCGGTTATCTCCCGTGATTCAATGCCGAAACTAGAAGAACAGGCAGATGAGATTGTTTATCTGGAAGCACCACTGATGTTTTTTGCTGTTGGCCAATTTTATCAGGAATTTGACCAAGTCAGTGACAAGGAAGTTAAGGAGTTACTAAGGTGA
- a CDS encoding DUF4870 domain-containing protein has translation MATMKAGLGLPKNTAAALSYVLGWLTGIVFLLIEKDPFVRFHAMQSIIVFGALTILMFVPVIGWMLSPLLWIVGFILWLVLIFKAYQGEEFKLPFVGDFAKKQLTKIK, from the coding sequence ATGGCCACTATGAAAGCTGGTCTCGGTTTACCCAAGAACACAGCCGCTGCTCTTTCTTATGTTTTGGGTTGGTTAACAGGAATTGTTTTTCTTCTCATTGAGAAAGACCCTTTTGTTCGTTTCCATGCCATGCAATCAATCATTGTCTTTGGTGCTTTGACAATTTTAATGTTTGTGCCCGTGATTGGTTGGATGCTCTCTCCGCTTCTTTGGATTGTGGGGTTTATTCTCTGGTTGGTTTTGATTTTCAAGGCTTATCAAGGAGAAGAATTTAAACTGCCATTTGTAGGCGATTTTGCCAAAAAGCAGCTAACTAAAATTAAATAG